A window of the Natronomonas salina genome harbors these coding sequences:
- a CDS encoding esterase/lipase family protein, producing MPDSDTTATTRRGLLRSAAAGGTALLGAASLGSASARTNRDPVLLVHGYMDTGETPWWDVHVGYLQDVGYDSEEIHVLSLGDIPGTTTDSPSEYGEVVARELDRIAAENGGPVDVVAHSMGGLDTRWAVEKEGAADRVDDLVTLGTPHQGTYVAYVGIGTEGGRDMIPGSTLLEELNDDGLAPGVDYTAVWSHADELIAPSSYASISEYMLADSRGRNINSGYQEHIQLIFDRGVFDQYVRHLD from the coding sequence ATGCCAGATTCTGACACGACCGCGACGACACGACGTGGACTGCTCCGCTCCGCCGCGGCCGGCGGGACGGCGTTGCTGGGCGCCGCCTCGCTCGGGAGCGCCAGCGCTCGCACGAACCGTGACCCGGTCCTCCTCGTCCACGGATACATGGATACCGGCGAGACGCCGTGGTGGGACGTCCACGTCGGCTACCTCCAGGACGTGGGATACGACAGCGAGGAGATCCACGTCCTGAGTCTCGGAGACATCCCCGGGACCACGACGGACTCGCCCTCCGAGTACGGCGAGGTCGTCGCGCGGGAACTGGACCGGATCGCGGCGGAGAACGGCGGACCCGTCGACGTCGTCGCCCACTCCATGGGCGGTCTCGACACCCGCTGGGCGGTCGAGAAGGAGGGCGCCGCCGACCGCGTCGACGACCTCGTCACGCTCGGGACGCCCCACCAGGGGACGTACGTCGCCTACGTCGGCATCGGCACCGAGGGCGGCCGTGACATGATCCCGGGGAGCACGCTCCTCGAGGAACTCAACGACGACGGCCTCGCCCCCGGCGTCGACTACACCGCGGTCTGGTCGCACGCCGACGAACTCATCGCCCCGAGTTCGTACGCCAGTATCTCCGAGTACATGCTCGCCGACTCCCGGGGGCGGAACATCAACTCGGGGTACCAGGAGCACATCCAGCTGATCTTCGACCGCGGGGTGTTCGACCAGTACGTCCGCCACCTCGACTGA
- a CDS encoding FAD-dependent oxidoreductase, whose amino-acid sequence MDGTEVEIVGVSDVGPDTVALAVEAPRDFDARPGQFVQVRATVDGEAVTRHYTVSSPRVTETFEITVGVDPGGTLSPWLADASPGDAVEVDGPFGRVYYEGESRAVVLAAGPGIGPAVAVAERAIQERNDAAVVYRSEALVHEARLSGLALAGVDVFVVGEDRFADAVAAAVGDGQTFVYGFEPFVEAAERAVGGAGGDWTAAKVENFG is encoded by the coding sequence ATGGACGGAACGGAAGTCGAGATTGTCGGCGTCTCCGACGTCGGACCGGACACCGTCGCACTCGCCGTGGAGGCGCCGCGGGACTTCGACGCCCGACCCGGGCAGTTCGTCCAGGTCCGGGCGACCGTCGACGGCGAGGCGGTCACGCGACACTACACTGTCTCCTCGCCGCGTGTGACGGAGACGTTCGAGATCACCGTCGGCGTCGACCCCGGGGGGACGCTGTCGCCGTGGCTGGCCGACGCCTCGCCCGGCGACGCCGTCGAGGTGGACGGCCCCTTCGGTCGCGTCTACTACGAGGGCGAGTCCCGGGCGGTCGTCCTCGCGGCGGGCCCCGGCATCGGCCCGGCGGTCGCCGTCGCCGAGCGCGCCATTCAGGAACGGAACGACGCGGCCGTCGTCTACCGGTCCGAGGCGCTCGTCCACGAGGCGCGGCTCTCCGGGCTGGCGCTCGCCGGCGTCGACGTCTTCGTCGTCGGCGAGGACCGCTTCGCGGACGCGGTGGCCGCCGCGGTCGGTGACGGCCAGACGTTCGTCTACGGGTTCGAACCGTTCGTCGAGGCGGCCGAGCGCGCCGTCGGTGGCGCCGGCGGAGACTGGACGGCCGCGAAGGTGGAGAACTTCGGCTGA
- a CDS encoding type 1 glutamine amidotransferase domain-containing protein yields MSESEQQRLDGVSVGILLAPEGSEEVEFVEPRDALTDAGADVEVLGPETGEVQTVNNDLEESDTYEVERDIAEASPDDYDALVVPGGTVGADKLRADEETVQFLSEHVEAGKPVGVICHGPWTLVEADLAEGRTLTSYSSLETDVENAGGEWVDEEVVVDDGVITSRNPDDLDAFCETLVEEFADAAA; encoded by the coding sequence ATGAGCGAATCCGAACAGCAGCGGCTGGACGGTGTATCGGTCGGCATCCTCCTGGCGCCGGAGGGTTCAGAGGAGGTCGAGTTCGTCGAGCCGAGGGACGCGCTGACGGACGCGGGCGCCGACGTCGAGGTCCTCGGGCCCGAGACGGGCGAGGTCCAGACCGTGAACAACGACCTCGAGGAGAGCGACACCTACGAGGTCGAGCGGGACATCGCCGAGGCATCTCCCGACGACTACGACGCGCTCGTCGTTCCCGGCGGGACGGTCGGCGCCGACAAGCTCCGCGCCGACGAGGAGACGGTCCAGTTCCTGTCCGAGCACGTCGAGGCGGGCAAGCCCGTGGGCGTCATCTGCCACGGCCCGTGGACGCTCGTCGAGGCGGACCTCGCGGAGGGCCGGACGCTGACCTCCTACTCGAGCCTCGAGACGGACGTGGAGAACGCCGGCGGCGAGTGGGTCGACGAGGAGGTCGTCGTCGACGACGGCGTGATCACCAGCCGCAACCCCGACGACCTCGACGCGTTCTGCGAGACGCTCGTCGAGGAGTTCGCCGACGCGGCCGCCTGA
- a CDS encoding NAD(P)/FAD-dependent oxidoreductase — translation MRVAVLGAGYAGLTVARRLERTLPERVELVVVDESRDHLVQHELHRVVRRPDLEETITVPLDDVLDRATVRRARVRDVDPERGTAALSTAGDERSETLTYDVGVVCLGAETAFYDLPGVESHAVPLKRLEHARRIRREALAAEGGTAVVGGAGLSGVQVAGELAALSRGADLGLDVRLVEMADRVAPGFDPVFADAIGRELEARGVSVTTGVAIDRAEADSVHLADGRQIPADVLVWTGGIRGSAALDGERLPVDADLQVSDSTFVVGDAAAVVDAGGRNVPASARTAIGEARVAAKNVVRRVNESTVAEETAGTPPRRYSYEFDELGWVVSVGDGAVAQVGSVVLGGDPARAMKAVVGAGHLGSVGEVRQASELVRRELGWPDPGAVDLPFDPAAVPDGVDPAVLGTLQDSLLGAAVALSRRASPDETVDLTGVTRLGDRSHPDSSVNALGRLVSNSIDAARAFGRRRSDSGRDEE, via the coding sequence ATGCGCGTCGCGGTACTGGGAGCGGGGTACGCCGGGCTGACGGTCGCGCGCCGCCTCGAACGGACGCTCCCCGAGCGAGTCGAACTGGTCGTCGTCGACGAATCCCGCGACCACCTCGTCCAGCACGAACTCCACCGGGTCGTCCGCCGACCCGACCTCGAGGAGACGATAACCGTCCCGCTGGACGACGTGCTCGACCGGGCGACCGTGCGGCGAGCCCGGGTCCGCGACGTCGACCCGGAGCGTGGGACCGCCGCATTGTCGACGGCCGGGGACGAGCGGTCGGAGACGCTGACCTACGACGTCGGCGTCGTCTGCCTCGGCGCCGAGACGGCCTTCTACGACCTGCCGGGCGTCGAGTCACACGCCGTTCCGCTGAAGCGCCTCGAACACGCGCGGCGGATCCGACGCGAAGCCCTCGCGGCCGAAGGCGGGACCGCCGTGGTCGGCGGTGCCGGACTCTCCGGCGTCCAGGTGGCCGGGGAACTGGCTGCGCTCTCCCGCGGGGCGGACCTCGGGCTGGACGTCCGCCTCGTCGAGATGGCCGACCGGGTCGCGCCGGGGTTCGACCCAGTCTTCGCGGACGCCATCGGGCGCGAACTCGAGGCGCGGGGCGTGTCGGTCACGACTGGCGTGGCGATCGACCGCGCGGAAGCCGACTCGGTCCACCTGGCGGACGGACGCCAGATTCCCGCCGACGTCCTCGTCTGGACGGGCGGGATCCGCGGGTCCGCGGCCCTCGACGGCGAACGGCTCCCCGTCGACGCGGACCTGCAGGTCTCGGACTCGACGTTCGTCGTCGGCGACGCTGCCGCGGTGGTCGACGCCGGCGGCCGTAACGTCCCCGCCAGCGCCAGGACGGCCATCGGCGAGGCCCGGGTCGCCGCGAAGAACGTCGTCCGGCGGGTCAACGAATCGACGGTGGCCGAGGAGACGGCCGGTACCCCGCCCCGGCGGTACAGCTACGAGTTCGACGAGCTGGGCTGGGTCGTCAGCGTCGGCGACGGCGCCGTCGCGCAGGTTGGCTCGGTCGTCCTGGGCGGCGACCCGGCGCGGGCGATGAAGGCCGTCGTCGGCGCCGGCCACCTCGGCTCCGTCGGGGAGGTGCGGCAGGCCTCCGAACTCGTTCGCCGGGAGCTGGGCTGGCCCGACCCGGGCGCGGTGGACCTGCCGTTCGACCCCGCGGCGGTCCCCGACGGGGTCGACCCGGCCGTGCTCGGAACGCTGCAGGACTCGCTGCTGGGTGCTGCAGTCGCCCTCTCCCGCCGGGCGTCCCCGGACGAGACCGTGGACCTGACCGGCGTGACCCGGCTGGGTGACCGCTCCCACCCTGACAGCTCGGTGAACGCGCTGGGCCGGCTGGTCTCCAACTCCATCGACGCCGCGCGAGCGTTCGGTCGGCGGCGCTCGGATAGCGGTCGGGACGAGGAATAG
- the dacZ gene encoding diadenylate cyclase DacZ: MSELGDLLDDIVADVDSVFLFSPSGSRYSEFEASELPVVVVAPENTVDAERYVELPLEFNDLGERVRFGVEGGLDNEFVEEGDQIACAAKLFSADIDTVTRVRAGDFDRSGVYDLFVNSRAEPEVIRHVLEVAIELGKKGQKGKRVGALFVVGDAGKVMNKSRPLSYNPFEKSHVHVGDPIVNVMLKEFSRLDGAFVISDSGKIVSAYRYLEPSAEGVDIPKGLGTRHMAAGAITRDTNAVAVVLSESDGLVRAFSGGNIVLELDPEEY; the protein is encoded by the coding sequence ATGAGTGAACTCGGCGATCTTCTCGACGACATCGTGGCCGACGTCGACAGCGTCTTCCTGTTCTCGCCGAGCGGGTCGCGTTACTCGGAGTTCGAGGCGTCGGAACTACCGGTTGTCGTCGTCGCGCCGGAGAACACCGTCGACGCCGAGCGGTACGTCGAGTTGCCCCTGGAGTTCAACGACCTGGGCGAGCGTGTCCGCTTCGGGGTCGAGGGCGGCCTCGACAACGAGTTCGTCGAGGAGGGCGACCAGATCGCCTGCGCCGCGAAGCTGTTCTCCGCCGACATCGACACGGTCACCCGGGTCCGCGCCGGCGACTTCGACCGCTCGGGCGTCTACGACCTCTTCGTCAACAGCCGCGCCGAACCCGAGGTCATCCGCCACGTCCTCGAGGTCGCCATCGAGCTCGGGAAGAAGGGCCAGAAGGGCAAGCGCGTCGGCGCGCTGTTCGTCGTCGGCGACGCGGGCAAGGTGATGAACAAGTCCCGCCCGCTGTCGTACAACCCCTTCGAGAAGAGCCACGTCCACGTCGGCGACCCCATCGTCAACGTGATGCTCAAGGAGTTCTCGCGGCTCGACGGCGCCTTCGTCATCTCCGACTCCGGGAAGATCGTCTCCGCGTACCGCTACCTCGAACCCTCCGCGGAGGGCGTCGACATCCCGAAGGGCCTCGGGACCAGACACATGGCCGCCGGCGCCATCACCCGCGACACCAACGCCGTCGCGGTCGTCCTCTCGGAGTCCGACGGGCTGGTCCGCGCCTTCTCGGGGGGCAACATCGTCCTGGAGCTCGATCCGGAGGAGTACTGA
- a CDS encoding mechanosensitive ion channel domain-containing protein, translated as MTALVVREWFEGLSPPGQDLIVAAGIVLAGLVLAALAAWLVRRILLAFGVDEAVEGTPFERTAQQLGSSSVRLLAQLCGLFVFTVAALYATRTLGVVPSQALVDEISRFLPRLFIAALVLIVGLILGDKAELVVSERLKSVKLPELTLIPQLVKLSIIYVAVLVALSQLGVATGALLILLAAYAFGVFFLGGLAFRDLMSSAAAGVYLLLTEPYSIGDEVEIDGARGIVQEVDVFVTYVEDDGEEYMIPNRKVFREGAMRVRN; from the coding sequence ATGACCGCGCTCGTGGTCCGCGAGTGGTTCGAGGGGCTGTCGCCGCCCGGCCAGGACCTCATCGTCGCGGCGGGCATCGTCCTGGCCGGCCTCGTCCTCGCGGCGCTCGCCGCGTGGCTCGTCCGCCGCATCCTCCTGGCCTTCGGCGTCGACGAGGCCGTCGAGGGGACGCCCTTCGAGCGCACCGCCCAGCAGCTCGGCAGCTCCAGCGTCCGCCTGCTCGCGCAGCTCTGCGGGCTGTTCGTCTTCACCGTCGCGGCGCTGTACGCCACCCGGACGCTCGGCGTCGTCCCCTCGCAGGCGCTCGTCGACGAGATCAGCCGGTTCCTCCCGCGGCTCTTCATCGCGGCGCTGGTCCTCATCGTCGGGCTCATCCTCGGCGACAAGGCCGAACTCGTCGTCAGCGAGCGACTCAAGAGCGTCAAGCTCCCCGAACTGACGCTCATCCCCCAGCTCGTGAAGCTCTCGATCATCTACGTCGCCGTCCTCGTCGCCCTCTCGCAGCTCGGCGTCGCGACCGGCGCCCTGCTCATCCTGCTGGCCGCCTACGCCTTCGGCGTCTTCTTCCTCGGCGGCCTCGCCTTCCGGGACCTGATGTCCTCGGCCGCCGCCGGCGTCTACCTGCTGCTCACCGAACCGTACAGCATCGGCGACGAGGTCGAGATCGACGGCGCACGCGGCATCGTCCAGGAGGTCGACGTCTTCGTCACCTACGTCGAGGACGACGGCGAGGAGTACATGATCCCCAACCGGAAGGTGTTCCGGGAGGGCGCGATGCGGGTTCGGAACTAG
- a CDS encoding acyltransferase translates to MTDGDDPEGDARRHDRLVRHATPGPRNSLQSWPDAKHPLRLAVNYPVIVAARHSPSLKLKNWLLRRIGVDVGTGVSWGLESTPDVFWPELITVEDDAIIGYDATLLCHEFLQDEYRTGEVRVGERAMIGAGAVVLPGVEIGADAQVAANSLVAEDVPPGETWAGVPAEPVGTGADDGEEADADPRAEE, encoded by the coding sequence GTGACAGACGGCGACGACCCGGAGGGGGACGCGAGGCGACACGACCGGCTGGTCCGGCACGCGACGCCGGGGCCGCGGAACTCCCTGCAGTCCTGGCCCGACGCCAAGCACCCGCTGCGGCTCGCCGTAAACTACCCCGTAATCGTCGCCGCCCGCCACTCGCCGAGCCTGAAGCTGAAGAACTGGCTGCTGCGGCGCATCGGCGTCGACGTCGGGACCGGCGTCTCGTGGGGCCTGGAGTCGACGCCTGACGTCTTCTGGCCGGAGCTCATCACCGTGGAGGACGACGCCATCATCGGGTACGACGCGACCCTGCTCTGCCACGAGTTCCTGCAGGACGAGTACCGGACCGGCGAGGTCCGCGTCGGCGAGCGGGCGATGATCGGCGCCGGCGCCGTCGTCCTGCCGGGCGTCGAGATCGGCGCCGACGCGCAGGTGGCCGCCAACTCCCTCGTCGCGGAGGACGTCCCGCCGGGCGAGACCTGGGCCGGCGTGCCCGCCGAACCCGTCGGAACCGGTGCCGACGACGGCGAGGAAGCGGACGCCGATCCCAGGGCCGAGGAGTGA
- a CDS encoding DEAD/DEAH box helicase, producing the protein MIDEAPDDEEAPDEAPNGRSEPEEEQPVDVAAFYDALEDRTRPVVTASEVARVADCSQAEAVEALRDLANEGQVERLNVESDPVVWFPSDYRETAARERITVFPKRREILADQPTQFTRAQLSQFAHLRDTNREGAYIYEVREQDVWSAPHDSYESLRTTMRSVLGGRYDALEEWVEGQWERAHKFRLATHEDGYVVLEAQSPDLLGNVAEQHLEDGVLRARIGDATAWVAEDRTAEVKRTLYEAGYPVQDYRDLESGDALLVDLTLELRPYQADWVQRFADAKSGVLVGPPGSGKTVAALGIMADIEGETLILVPSRDLAAQWRERILADTTLTPDQVGEYHGGSKEIRPVTIATYQTAGMDRHRMLFDSRKWGLIVYDECQHIPSPVSRRSADLQTKHRLGLSATPIREDDLEREIYTLIGPPIGTDWNALFDAGYVAEPEVEIRYLPWASEMHRNEYGSSEGHEKRQLAATNPAKVQEIEAILRENPGSKAIVFVEFIDQGDAIAEALGVPFISGETPHARRSRLFDRFRSGPLDTIVVSRVGDEGIDLPDTEVAIAASGLGGSRRQGAQRAGRTMRPVGKARMYVLATRGTREEDFARQRTQHLAARGVRVREADPVAFGDGRVVETADEGPGDDGEDDTVEE; encoded by the coding sequence GTGATAGACGAGGCCCCCGACGACGAGGAAGCGCCCGACGAGGCTCCGAACGGGCGGAGCGAGCCGGAGGAGGAGCAACCGGTCGACGTCGCTGCGTTCTACGACGCCCTGGAGGACCGGACGCGACCGGTCGTGACGGCCAGCGAGGTGGCCCGCGTCGCCGACTGCTCGCAGGCCGAGGCCGTCGAGGCGCTGCGAGACCTCGCCAACGAGGGCCAGGTCGAGCGCCTGAACGTCGAATCGGACCCCGTGGTCTGGTTCCCCAGCGACTACCGGGAGACCGCGGCCAGGGAACGCATCACCGTGTTCCCGAAGCGCCGGGAGATCCTGGCCGACCAGCCCACGCAGTTCACGCGCGCACAGCTCTCGCAGTTCGCGCACCTCCGCGATACGAACCGCGAGGGCGCCTACATCTACGAGGTCCGCGAGCAGGACGTCTGGAGCGCGCCGCACGACTCCTACGAGTCCCTCCGGACGACGATGCGGTCGGTCCTCGGCGGCCGCTACGACGCCCTCGAGGAGTGGGTCGAGGGCCAGTGGGAGCGCGCCCACAAGTTCCGGCTGGCGACCCACGAGGACGGCTACGTCGTCCTCGAGGCGCAGAGCCCGGACCTGCTCGGCAACGTCGCCGAGCAGCACCTCGAGGACGGCGTCCTGCGGGCCCGCATCGGCGACGCGACGGCCTGGGTCGCCGAGGACCGCACCGCCGAGGTCAAGCGGACGCTCTACGAGGCCGGCTACCCGGTCCAGGACTACCGCGACCTCGAGTCGGGCGACGCGCTGCTGGTCGACCTCACCCTGGAGTTGCGCCCCTACCAGGCCGACTGGGTCCAGCGGTTCGCCGACGCGAAGTCGGGCGTCCTGGTCGGCCCGCCGGGGTCGGGCAAGACCGTCGCCGCGCTGGGCATCATGGCCGACATCGAGGGCGAGACGCTGATCCTCGTCCCGTCGCGGGACCTCGCCGCCCAGTGGCGCGAGCGCATCCTCGCGGACACGACCCTCACCCCCGACCAGGTCGGGGAGTACCACGGCGGCTCCAAGGAGATCCGACCGGTCACAATCGCGACCTACCAGACCGCCGGGATGGACCGCCACCGGATGCTGTTCGACTCCCGGAAGTGGGGGCTCATCGTCTACGACGAGTGCCAGCACATCCCCAGTCCGGTGAGCCGGCGGAGCGCCGACCTCCAGACCAAGCACCGCCTCGGGCTGTCGGCCACCCCCATCCGGGAGGACGACCTCGAACGCGAGATCTACACGCTCATCGGCCCACCGATCGGCACCGACTGGAACGCGCTGTTCGACGCGGGCTACGTCGCCGAGCCCGAGGTCGAGATCCGGTACCTGCCGTGGGCCTCCGAGATGCACCGCAACGAGTACGGCTCCAGCGAGGGCCACGAGAAGCGCCAGCTCGCCGCCACCAACCCCGCGAAGGTACAGGAGATCGAGGCCATCCTCCGGGAGAACCCAGGGTCGAAGGCCATCGTCTTCGTCGAGTTCATCGACCAGGGCGACGCCATCGCCGAGGCCCTCGGCGTCCCGTTCATCAGCGGCGAGACGCCGCACGCCCGCCGGAGCCGCCTGTTCGACCGCTTCCGCTCGGGGCCGCTGGACACCATCGTCGTCTCCCGGGTCGGCGACGAGGGCATCGACCTGCCGGACACTGAGGTCGCCATCGCCGCGTCGGGGCTCGGCGGCTCCCGGCGGCAGGGCGCCCAGCGCGCCGGCCGGACGATGCGCCCGGTTGGGAAGGCCCGGATGTACGTCCTGGCCACCCGCGGCACCCGGGAGGAGGACTTCGCCCGCCAGCGCACCCAGCACCTCGCGGCCCGCGGCGTCAGGGTCCGGGAGGCCGACCCGGTCGCGTTCGGCGACGGTCGGGTGGTGGAGACGGCCGACGAGGGGCCCGGAGACGATGGCGAAGACGACACCGTCGAGGAGTAA
- a CDS encoding translation initiation factor eIF-2B: protein MIDETVDEISEMQTHSSSTVAIKAAEALREMVDREFATVEEYVRSLERNSNALRRAQRSHASLQNTQREIISRVRDADPETVDEAKAETESVIEEIVSAVETAKHDAASNGVELLPDGATILTHDYSSTVLEAVELAVQEGRHLEVYVTEARPRFLGRKTARTLASLDRVDATLVVDSAAGHYLDECDRVAIGMDCIVDDTLYNRVGTFPIAATAAELDVPVSVFGSSAKIIEEGFAFENDFRSTSEVMREPAEGFRIENPAYDATPTHLLENVVTNDGIQKL, encoded by the coding sequence ATGATAGACGAGACCGTCGACGAGATCAGCGAGATGCAGACCCACTCCTCCTCGACGGTGGCCATCAAGGCGGCCGAGGCCCTCCGCGAGATGGTCGACCGCGAGTTCGCCACTGTCGAGGAGTACGTCCGGTCGCTGGAGCGCAACAGCAACGCGCTCCGGCGGGCCCAGCGCTCCCACGCCTCCCTCCAGAACACCCAGCGGGAGATCATCAGCCGGGTCCGGGACGCCGACCCCGAGACCGTCGACGAGGCCAAAGCCGAGACGGAGTCGGTCATCGAGGAGATCGTCTCGGCCGTCGAGACGGCGAAGCACGACGCGGCGTCGAACGGCGTCGAACTGCTCCCCGACGGGGCGACCATCCTGACCCACGACTACTCCTCGACGGTTCTGGAGGCCGTCGAACTCGCCGTCCAGGAGGGCCGGCACCTCGAGGTGTACGTCACCGAGGCCCGCCCGCGGTTCCTCGGGCGGAAGACCGCGCGGACGCTCGCGTCGCTGGACCGGGTGGACGCGACGCTGGTCGTCGACAGCGCTGCCGGCCACTACCTCGACGAGTGCGACCGCGTCGCCATCGGGATGGACTGCATCGTCGACGACACGCTGTACAACCGCGTCGGTACGTTCCCCATCGCGGCGACGGCCGCGGAACTGGACGTCCCGGTGTCGGTGTTCGGTTCCAGCGCGAAGATCATCGAGGAGGGGTTCGCCTTCGAGAACGACTTCCGGTCGACCAGCGAGGTGATGCGGGAACCCGCCGAGGGGTTCCGCATCGAGAACCCCGCCTACGACGCGACGCCGACGCACCTCCTAGAGAACGTCGTGACGAACGACGGCATTCAGAAGCTGTAG